The Pyrococcus kukulkanii genome contains a region encoding:
- a CDS encoding aconitase X catalytic domain-containing protein codes for MYLTKEEELALSGEYGPAVQKAMEILVALGDIYNADRLIPIKSAQIAGVSYKNLGEYGMQFLRDFVEMGAKVSVYTTLNPAGIGDEEFTEKQQEILDLYRAMGVEITSTCTPYYGPNLPKFGDHLAWSESSAVSFANSVLGARTNREGGPSSLAAAIVGKTPNYGLHLEENRRATHLIKIEAEVRERTEYSILGYRIGEIVKDGVPYIKGIRPDVDDLKAMGASMAASGSVALYHVEGETPEWRTALNDVVEEILIDEKDLQEVKERFSAEWREVDFILLGCPHASLKEIKEIAELLRMRNRPLKVPLFVTVSKSVKALADYLGYTEIIERYNGKLLSDVCLVVSPVNEWYSGVATNSGKAAFYFKSFGLNVRLDGLEKIIMEAP; via the coding sequence ATGTACCTGACCAAAGAGGAAGAGCTCGCGCTTTCGGGGGAATACGGTCCCGCAGTTCAGAAGGCCATGGAGATTTTGGTTGCCCTTGGCGATATCTATAACGCTGACAGGTTAATCCCGATAAAAAGCGCTCAAATAGCTGGAGTTAGCTATAAGAATCTTGGAGAGTACGGAATGCAGTTCCTAAGGGACTTCGTCGAGATGGGGGCCAAGGTTTCCGTGTACACAACCCTAAACCCTGCGGGAATAGGGGATGAGGAGTTCACGGAAAAACAGCAGGAAATCCTTGACTTATATAGGGCAATGGGTGTTGAGATAACTTCTACGTGCACGCCTTATTATGGTCCAAACCTCCCCAAGTTTGGTGATCACCTTGCTTGGAGCGAAAGCTCGGCGGTAAGTTTCGCCAACTCCGTTTTGGGTGCAAGAACGAACAGAGAAGGCGGTCCTTCAAGCTTAGCCGCCGCGATAGTTGGGAAGACGCCAAACTACGGCCTCCACTTAGAGGAGAACAGGAGGGCCACCCATCTAATAAAGATTGAGGCTGAAGTAAGGGAGAGAACTGAGTATTCGATCTTGGGCTATAGGATAGGGGAGATCGTTAAGGATGGCGTGCCCTATATAAAAGGGATAAGGCCAGATGTCGATGACCTAAAGGCAATGGGGGCTAGCATGGCTGCGAGCGGTAGCGTTGCCCTCTACCATGTTGAAGGCGAGACTCCAGAGTGGAGAACTGCTTTAAACGATGTCGTTGAGGAGATATTAATTGATGAAAAGGATCTCCAGGAGGTTAAGGAGAGGTTCTCGGCCGAGTGGAGGGAAGTTGATTTTATACTCTTAGGATGCCCACACGCTTCCCTCAAGGAAATCAAAGAGATAGCGGAACTGTTGAGGATGAGAAATAGGCCTCTAAAGGTTCCCCTCTTTGTAACCGTTAGCAAGTCGGTGAAAGCATTGGCAGACTACCTTGGCTATACGGAGATAATTGAGAGGTACAACGGTAAATTGTTGAGTGATGTTTGCCTTGTCGTGTCTCCAGTGAACGAGTGGTACTCGGGTGTGGCAACCAACAGCGGAAAGGCGGCGTTCTACTTCAAGTCTTTTGGTCTGAACGTTAGATTAGACGGCCTCGAAAAAATAATTATGGAGGCGCCATGA
- a CDS encoding DUF126 domain-containing protein → MKLKGRGIGKGVVEGVVIVSRRPLSFLGGVDPETGIITDAESDIKGESIKGKILAFPRGKGSTVGSYVIYALAKGGNGPKALIVEDAETIVTVGAIISGIPLVTGIDIKKLKTGMRVRVNAETGEVEIIGEGNL, encoded by the coding sequence ATGAAGCTGAAGGGTAGGGGGATAGGAAAGGGTGTAGTTGAGGGAGTAGTAATAGTTTCAAGGAGGCCACTCTCATTTTTGGGTGGCGTTGATCCCGAAACTGGAATTATTACGGATGCCGAGAGCGACATAAAGGGGGAGAGTATAAAGGGAAAAATATTGGCCTTCCCCAGGGGTAAAGGGTCGACTGTCGGCTCTTATGTAATATACGCCCTAGCGAAGGGTGGTAATGGTCCAAAAGCATTAATCGTCGAGGATGCAGAGACGATAGTAACGGTTGGTGCGATAATCTCCGGGATACCCCTTGTAACTGGAATAGACATTAAAAAGCTGAAGACGGGGATGAGGGTCAGGGTAAACGCCGAAACTGGGGAGGTGGAGATAATTGGCGAAGGGAATCTATGA